The following are encoded together in the Streptomyces sp. NBC_00358 genome:
- a CDS encoding glycosyltransferase family 2 protein: MKPQHAKVSVVVIGYDDSAHVADAVRSALAQGPAVREVIAVDDHSTDGSAALLDTLAEAEPRLRVIHRPVNSGGCGSPRNDGIDAATAPYVMFLDSDDVLPPGSVDALLGAAEEHGVQVAAGLCVRRELPSGREVPWERKLYTRPALIPHPSRRLRLAHDTLCVNKLYRADFLREHGIRFPEGHYPYEDFVFTARVLAAAPRMALIPDTVYVWHVRRTADRLSISLDRADVDNWRARTEANQAAYDILLSAGEKRLARAAHAKFLDHELRMYTRELELRTPGYRRAWWDLTRAYLSTFDAADFTVNPAAPGRLVARVILSSPDPCDLPRLKELAARPARLLPPYARDSDGTPVWSSGLPRITLDHLQDRPAHLLPAAVEAELRPRARGTRLRLRLHELYGRMAESGPVSVDVEFVHRDQGRVGLSGTAPLVADRYGDTWSAGLPVDLASLGAGTWDLRLTLRFRDGASREVSAHALDGPGLLRRRAVLDIRHGVVLVQPYRTHAGALGLRTASGWRGMTDVVSRRLGRLLH; encoded by the coding sequence ATGAAACCTCAGCATGCGAAGGTCAGCGTCGTCGTCATCGGGTACGACGACTCCGCCCATGTGGCGGACGCCGTGCGCTCGGCCCTGGCGCAGGGCCCTGCCGTGCGCGAGGTGATCGCCGTGGACGACCACTCGACGGACGGCAGCGCGGCCCTCCTCGACACCCTCGCCGAGGCGGAGCCGCGTCTGAGAGTGATCCACCGGCCGGTCAACAGCGGCGGCTGCGGCAGTCCGCGCAACGACGGCATCGACGCGGCCACGGCCCCGTACGTGATGTTCCTGGACAGCGACGACGTCCTGCCGCCCGGCTCGGTGGACGCCCTTCTCGGCGCCGCCGAGGAACACGGCGTCCAGGTCGCGGCCGGGCTGTGCGTGCGCCGCGAACTGCCCTCGGGCCGCGAGGTCCCCTGGGAACGCAAGCTCTACACCCGGCCCGCCCTGATACCCCACCCCTCGCGCCGCCTCCGGCTCGCCCACGACACGCTGTGCGTCAACAAGCTGTACCGCGCCGACTTCCTGCGCGAGCACGGCATCCGCTTCCCCGAAGGCCACTACCCCTACGAGGACTTCGTGTTCACCGCGCGGGTGCTGGCCGCCGCGCCGCGCATGGCGCTGATCCCCGACACGGTGTACGTCTGGCACGTCCGGCGCACCGCCGACCGCCTGTCCATCTCGCTCGACCGCGCCGACGTCGACAACTGGCGGGCACGGACCGAGGCGAACCAGGCGGCGTACGACATCCTGCTGAGCGCCGGGGAGAAGCGGCTCGCGCGCGCCGCGCACGCCAAGTTCCTCGACCACGAACTGCGGATGTACACGCGCGAGCTGGAACTGCGCACCCCCGGGTACCGGCGCGCCTGGTGGGACCTCACGCGCGCCTACCTGTCGACGTTCGACGCCGCCGACTTCACCGTCAATCCGGCCGCCCCCGGCCGCCTCGTCGCCCGCGTGATCCTCTCCTCCCCGGACCCGTGCGACCTGCCCCGCCTCAAGGAACTGGCGGCCCGTCCGGCCCGGCTGCTCCCGCCCTACGCCCGCGACTCCGACGGCACCCCCGTCTGGTCCTCCGGGCTTCCCCGGATCACCCTGGACCACCTCCAGGACCGCCCGGCCCATCTGCTGCCCGCCGCCGTCGAGGCGGAACTGCGGCCCCGCGCGCGCGGCACCCGGCTGCGGCTGCGCCTGCACGAGCTGTACGGACGGATGGCGGAGTCGGGTCCCGTCTCGGTGGACGTGGAGTTCGTCCACCGGGACCAGGGACGGGTGGGCCTGTCCGGCACGGCACCCCTGGTGGCCGACCGGTACGGCGACACCTGGTCGGCCGGGCTGCCGGTGGACCTGGCGTCGCTGGGCGCGGGCACCTGGGATCTGCGCCTGACCCTGCGCTTCCGTGACGGCGCGAGCCGGGAGGTGTCGGCGCACGCGCTCGACGGCCCCGGTCTGCTGCGCCGCCGCGCGGTTCTGGACATCCGCCACGGCGTCGTCCTCGTCCAGCCCTACCGGACCCACGCGGGGGCCCTGGGCCTGCGGACGGCGTCCGGTTGGCGAGGTATGACCGACGTGGTGTCCCGCAGGCTGGGTCGCCTGCTTCACTGA
- a CDS encoding organic hydroperoxide resistance protein, which yields MDAIYTAVATATHGREGRAVSSDGTLDLQLGIPVEMGGSGQGTNPEQLFAAGYAACFASALGLVGRAAKVDVTQAAVTGEVGIGKQGEGFGLAVTLRVELPDTVDEATGRKLVEQAHQVCPYSNATRGNIPVELVIE from the coding sequence ATGGACGCGATCTACACCGCTGTCGCCACCGCCACCCACGGGCGCGAGGGCCGCGCCGTCAGCTCCGACGGCACGCTCGACCTCCAGCTGGGCATTCCGGTGGAGATGGGCGGCAGCGGCCAGGGGACCAACCCCGAGCAGCTGTTCGCCGCCGGCTACGCGGCCTGTTTCGCGAGCGCCCTCGGCCTGGTCGGCCGCGCCGCGAAGGTCGATGTCACCCAGGCCGCGGTGACCGGCGAGGTGGGCATCGGCAAGCAGGGCGAGGGCTTCGGCCTGGCCGTCACGCTCCGCGTCGAGCTGCCCGACACCGTGGACGAGGCGACCGGCCGCAAGCTGGTCGAGCAGGCCCACCAGGTCTGCCCCTACTCCAACGCCACCCGCGGCAACATCCCCGTCGAGCTCGTCATCGAGTAG
- a CDS encoding ADP-ribosylglycohydrolase family protein, whose translation MTATGTILGSAVGDALGAPFEFGPEGAFTRRFPVPGQGGEMCGGGGWDPGEATDDTQMAVLVGESLVRHGRLELPDLFDRFRRWAAADPKDIGLQTEAVLTSGDPWDLAASLHFQVNQRAAGNGSLMRASTSAVFFARYGRDATMSAARRIAALTHGDRAAWEGTAILHELIRVALLGHDPLTALPDTLGAVHPGHRARYATVLAGDWHPDRATEFNGAVWPCLGSAVWALRTTDSYEDAVRAAIDLGGDTDTVAAVTGALAGAVYGEGALPERWTESLHVPLPGSGGRVLRAAELTDLASRLTADGPAGEPSAGDPGR comes from the coding sequence ATGACCGCCACCGGCACGATCCTCGGCTCCGCGGTGGGCGACGCACTGGGCGCCCCCTTCGAGTTCGGCCCGGAAGGAGCCTTCACCCGACGCTTCCCGGTCCCCGGACAGGGCGGGGAGATGTGCGGGGGCGGCGGCTGGGACCCGGGAGAGGCGACCGACGACACGCAGATGGCCGTCCTGGTCGGCGAGTCACTCGTCCGGCACGGCCGCCTCGAACTCCCTGACCTGTTCGACCGGTTCCGACGGTGGGCGGCGGCCGACCCGAAGGACATCGGCCTCCAGACCGAGGCCGTCCTGACGAGCGGGGACCCCTGGGACCTGGCCGCCTCCCTGCACTTCCAGGTGAACCAACGCGCCGCCGGGAACGGCTCGTTGATGCGGGCGTCGACCTCCGCCGTGTTCTTCGCCCGGTACGGCCGGGACGCCACGATGTCCGCCGCCCGCCGCATCGCCGCGCTCACCCACGGCGACCGCGCCGCCTGGGAGGGCACGGCGATCCTGCACGAACTGATCCGCGTCGCCCTGCTCGGGCACGACCCCCTCACCGCGCTGCCGGACACCCTCGGCGCCGTCCACCCCGGCCACCGGGCCCGCTACGCCACCGTCCTCGCCGGCGACTGGCATCCCGACAGGGCGACGGAGTTCAACGGCGCCGTGTGGCCCTGTCTCGGCTCGGCCGTGTGGGCGCTGCGGACCACGGACTCCTACGAGGACGCCGTGCGGGCGGCGATCGACCTGGGCGGCGACACGGACACCGTCGCGGCCGTGACGGGCGCGCTCGCGGGGGCGGTCTACGGGGAGGGCGCCCTGCCCGAGCGGTGGACCGAGTCGCTGCACGTGCCCCTGCCGGGTTCGGGCGGGCGGGTTCTGCGCGCGGCCGAACTCACCGACCTCGCAAGCCGGTTGACCGCGGATGGCCCTGCCGGGGAACCCTCCGCCGGGGACCCCGGGCGC
- a CDS encoding ArnT family glycosyltransferase, with protein sequence MNGPADTDVTDSANSAGNGTANGTTSHATSGTASATPDGTANGATNGTVSGTVSGAERGTASGGAAARPRRGWARALRAPRSARARVILIAVVFAVLQLANLTSRDTPDTKNYLSYALSLRGETKQEAAARTIDYVCAGKASVARRNQAVDVVRFHRASPTRRVLAECRRDEWRGVSARLAAGRTAGHIVPFMPPRFMRIFEVRPGYPVLLVPFVTVLGVTWGLWAAGVAVTVAGGVLVFLVLRTLRTSTGAALTGQALFYVLPCGTTAMRPMTEGLMMAVTLAALWGCALVLEGRARAGIWLAGGSLAVLFTVKHSQALFLGLCLTAACAVLLARRRRWDGPLRILGAVAGCAVLATVLLAKALHYPSESESVQDLLTAHYVRPDRAHPWPEFLHLEVAFWVEWLRRQFWEPLFLAAVLAAGWGALRRCPAFAVFLLAAAGTGVLNQAAHPDISVWGDRLIVLLWLLPAVGLPLLLDSVVRPGARALGGMVPGPARRDAEVAR encoded by the coding sequence ATGAACGGCCCTGCGGACACCGACGTGACCGACTCCGCGAACAGTGCCGGGAACGGCACCGCGAACGGCACGACGAGCCACGCCACAAGCGGCACGGCGAGCGCCACCCCGGACGGCACGGCGAACGGCGCCACGAACGGCACGGTGAGCGGCACAGTGAGCGGCGCCGAGCGCGGCACCGCGAGCGGCGGTGCGGCCGCGCGGCCGCGCCGGGGCTGGGCGCGGGCCCTGCGGGCGCCGCGCTCCGCGCGCGCCCGGGTGATCCTGATCGCCGTCGTCTTCGCCGTCCTCCAGCTCGCCAACCTCACCTCCCGGGACACCCCCGACACCAAGAACTACCTCTCGTACGCGCTGAGTCTGCGCGGTGAGACCAAGCAGGAGGCCGCCGCGCGGACGATCGACTACGTCTGCGCCGGGAAGGCGTCCGTCGCACGGCGGAACCAGGCTGTCGACGTGGTGCGCTTCCACCGCGCGAGTCCGACCCGCCGGGTCCTCGCGGAGTGCCGACGCGACGAGTGGCGGGGCGTGTCCGCCCGGCTGGCGGCCGGGCGGACGGCGGGCCACATCGTGCCGTTCATGCCACCCCGCTTCATGCGGATCTTCGAGGTGCGGCCGGGGTATCCGGTGCTGCTGGTGCCGTTCGTCACCGTGCTGGGGGTGACGTGGGGCCTGTGGGCGGCGGGCGTCGCCGTGACGGTGGCCGGGGGTGTGCTCGTCTTCCTCGTCCTGCGCACCCTGCGCACCTCCACCGGCGCGGCCCTGACCGGGCAGGCGCTCTTCTACGTCCTGCCGTGCGGGACGACGGCGATGCGCCCGATGACCGAGGGCCTGATGATGGCCGTGACCCTGGCGGCGCTGTGGGGCTGCGCGCTGGTGCTGGAGGGCCGCGCGCGGGCCGGGATCTGGCTGGCCGGCGGTTCCCTGGCGGTCCTCTTCACGGTGAAGCACTCGCAGGCGCTGTTCCTCGGGCTGTGCCTGACCGCCGCCTGCGCGGTGCTCCTGGCGCGCCGCCGCCGGTGGGACGGGCCGCTGCGGATCCTCGGCGCGGTGGCGGGCTGCGCGGTGCTCGCCACCGTGCTGCTCGCGAAGGCGCTGCACTACCCGTCCGAGTCGGAGAGTGTGCAGGACCTGCTCACGGCGCATTACGTCCGCCCGGACCGCGCCCATCCGTGGCCGGAGTTCCTCCATCTGGAGGTCGCCTTCTGGGTGGAATGGCTGCGCCGCCAGTTCTGGGAGCCGCTGTTCCTCGCGGCCGTGCTGGCGGCCGGCTGGGGGGCGCTGCGCAGGTGTCCCGCCTTCGCCGTCTTCCTGCTGGCGGCGGCGGGCACCGGGGTGCTCAACCAGGCCGCGCACCCGGACATCAGCGTCTGGGGCGACCGGCTGATCGTGCTGCTGTGGCTGCTGCCGGCGGTGGGCCTTCCGCTGCTCCTCGACTCGGTCGTCCGGCCGGGCGCGCGGGCGCTGGGCGGGATGGTCCCGGGACCGGCGCGCCGGGACGCCGAGGTCGCCCGATGA
- a CDS encoding MarR family winged helix-turn-helix transcriptional regulator, with translation MSATPAPSPQAPAAADFLRLDEQICFSLNAASRAFGGVYRVLLKDLGLTYPQYLVMLVLWEHGELPVKKVGEHLRLDSGTLSPLLKRLEAAGLVRRERSTRDERSVRVRLTEEGTALRERALSVPRRIAAATGADLEEIRELRARLDRLTAALDEAALSEAPGCT, from the coding sequence ATGAGCGCAACGCCCGCCCCGAGTCCCCAGGCCCCCGCGGCAGCGGACTTCCTCCGCCTCGACGAGCAGATCTGCTTCTCGCTGAACGCCGCCTCACGCGCCTTCGGAGGGGTCTACCGGGTGCTCCTGAAGGACCTCGGGCTCACCTACCCGCAGTACCTGGTGATGCTCGTGCTGTGGGAGCACGGCGAGCTGCCCGTGAAGAAGGTCGGCGAGCATCTGCGGCTCGACTCGGGCACCCTGTCGCCGCTGCTGAAGCGGCTGGAGGCGGCCGGGCTCGTACGGCGGGAGCGCAGCACGCGGGACGAGCGGTCCGTGCGGGTACGGCTGACCGAGGAGGGGACCGCGCTCAGGGAGCGCGCGCTGTCCGTGCCGCGCCGGATCGCGGCCGCTACCGGGGCGGACCTGGAGGAGATCCGAGAGCTCCGGGCCCGGCTCGACCGACTGACGGCAGCCCTGGACGAGGCCGCCCTGTCGGAGGCGCCAGGATGTACGTAG
- the galE gene encoding UDP-glucose 4-epimerase GalE, with product MTWLITGGAGYIGAHVVRALREAGEQAVVYDDLSTGIAERVPSDVPLVAGSTLDGDLLARTLAEHSVTGVVHLAAKKQVGESVDLPLHYYRENVEGLRVLLEAVTAASVSSFVFSSSAAVYGMPDVDLVTEETPCAPMSPYGETKLAGEWMVRATGRATGLSTACLRYFNVAGAATPELADVGVFNLVPMVFEKLTENAPPRIFGDDYPTPDGTCVRDYIHVVDLAEAHVAAARALQSSPGTGLTLNIGRGEGVSVREMIDRVNAVTGYDRPPVTTPRRPGDPARVVACADRIAVELGWKARYDVDDMITSAWSGWVLHHPDAART from the coding sequence ATGACCTGGCTGATCACCGGCGGCGCCGGCTACATCGGAGCGCACGTCGTCCGCGCGCTGCGCGAGGCGGGCGAGCAGGCCGTGGTGTACGACGACCTGTCCACGGGGATCGCGGAGCGGGTGCCGTCGGACGTTCCGCTGGTGGCCGGCTCGACCCTGGACGGCGACCTGCTGGCCCGGACCCTCGCGGAGCACTCCGTCACCGGTGTCGTCCATCTGGCGGCGAAGAAGCAGGTCGGCGAGTCCGTGGACCTGCCCCTGCACTACTACCGGGAGAACGTCGAGGGCCTGCGCGTCCTGCTGGAGGCCGTGACCGCGGCCTCCGTGTCCTCCTTCGTCTTCTCGTCCTCGGCCGCGGTGTACGGGATGCCCGACGTGGACCTGGTGACCGAGGAGACCCCGTGCGCGCCGATGAGCCCGTACGGCGAGACGAAGCTGGCGGGCGAGTGGATGGTGCGCGCGACCGGCCGGGCCACGGGCCTGTCCACGGCCTGCCTGCGCTACTTCAACGTGGCCGGGGCGGCGACCCCCGAACTCGCCGACGTGGGCGTCTTCAACCTCGTCCCCATGGTCTTCGAGAAGCTGACGGAGAACGCCCCGCCGCGCATCTTCGGCGACGACTACCCGACACCCGACGGCACCTGCGTCCGCGACTACATCCACGTGGTCGACCTCGCCGAGGCGCATGTGGCCGCGGCCCGCGCCCTCCAGTCCTCCCCGGGCACCGGCCTGACCCTCAACATCGGCCGCGGCGAGGGTGTCTCGGTCCGCGAGATGATCGACCGCGTCAACGCCGTCACCGGCTACGACCGCCCCCCGGTCACCACCCCGCGCCGCCCCGGCGACCCGGCCCGCGTCGTCGCCTGCGCCGACCGCATCGCCGTGGAACTGGGCTGGAAGGCCCGCTACGACGTCGACGACATGATCACCTCGGCCTGGTCCGGCTGGGTACTCCACCACCCGGACGCCGCCCGGACCTGA
- a CDS encoding glycosyltransferase family 39 protein yields MVYAWVKRSAARRPEAVAVLLPVLVMLVIGLWGLDRGGMWRDEAVTFQVARRSVPQIWRLLHTVDAVHGLYYLLMHAVLAPHPGEVGLRLPSVCGAAAATGLVAALGVRLCRPRVGLWAGLLYAVTPMTGHFAQEGRSYALVAAGAAGATLLLVRAARSARAGPWCAYGVTVAATCLLHEMALLLLLAHAATLALARVPARVWRAWGLAAAAVALLLAPLVLVSRSQSVQVAWLSRTGLGSAERLLAMFTGPARLVIVPYLLLVALAVLPARTPRGTFSLPAVALPLVAVPPAVLLTVSRWWPLYDERYVLYALAGAPLLAAAGAERLVARLPRPLPHAVLTGVLAVTLVLAVQLPLLRQDRRPDRRPDDLAAVSAVAHRELRPGDPVLFLPSLARRAALAYPKGFRGIRDIALSVPAPASGTLYGLEADPRELRRRLDRLDHVWLVAAPFATARAWSPGSPTERAKLAVIDERFVPRERIVRRGVTLRLYVRRPTYILAPPTGRPRPGLPSVGRAGPGALGSPPGPPR; encoded by the coding sequence ATGGTGTATGCGTGGGTGAAACGGTCGGCGGCGCGGCGTCCGGAGGCGGTGGCCGTCCTCCTTCCGGTGCTGGTCATGCTGGTGATCGGGCTCTGGGGGCTCGACCGCGGCGGCATGTGGCGCGACGAGGCGGTGACCTTCCAGGTCGCGCGGCGCTCGGTGCCCCAGATCTGGCGTCTGCTGCACACCGTGGACGCCGTGCACGGCCTGTACTACCTCCTCATGCACGCCGTTCTCGCCCCGCACCCCGGCGAGGTCGGGCTGCGTCTGCCCTCCGTCTGCGGAGCCGCCGCCGCCACCGGGCTCGTGGCCGCCCTCGGGGTGCGCCTGTGCCGCCCGCGCGTCGGCCTGTGGGCGGGTCTGCTGTACGCCGTCACGCCCATGACCGGCCACTTCGCCCAGGAGGGCCGCTCCTACGCGCTCGTCGCGGCCGGCGCGGCGGGGGCGACCCTGCTGCTGGTGCGGGCCGCCCGGTCGGCCCGGGCGGGACCCTGGTGCGCGTACGGGGTGACGGTCGCCGCCACCTGCCTGCTGCACGAGATGGCCCTGCTCCTGCTCCTCGCCCATGCCGCGACCCTGGCGCTCGCCCGCGTACCGGCGCGGGTGTGGCGGGCCTGGGGCCTCGCGGCCGCGGCCGTGGCCCTGCTGCTGGCACCCCTGGTCCTGGTCTCCCGGAGCCAGTCCGTGCAGGTCGCCTGGCTGTCACGGACCGGCCTCGGGAGCGCGGAGCGCCTGCTCGCGATGTTCACCGGCCCGGCCCGGCTCGTGATCGTGCCGTACCTGCTCCTCGTCGCCCTCGCGGTCCTTCCGGCGCGGACCCCGCGCGGCACCTTCTCGCTCCCGGCCGTCGCCCTGCCGCTGGTGGCCGTGCCCCCGGCCGTGCTGCTGACCGTGTCGCGCTGGTGGCCGCTCTACGACGAGCGGTACGTCCTGTACGCCCTCGCCGGGGCCCCGCTGCTCGCGGCCGCCGGGGCCGAGCGCCTCGTGGCGCGGCTGCCGCGGCCACTGCCGCACGCGGTGCTCACCGGAGTCCTCGCCGTGACGCTCGTCCTCGCCGTCCAGCTCCCGCTGCTGCGCCAGGACCGGCGCCCCGACCGCCGCCCCGACGACCTGGCCGCCGTCTCCGCCGTCGCCCACCGCGAACTGCGCCCCGGCGACCCGGTGCTGTTCCTGCCCTCGCTCGCGCGGCGTGCGGCACTGGCGTACCCGAAGGGCTTCCGCGGGATCCGCGACATCGCGCTGAGCGTCCCCGCCCCCGCCTCCGGCACGCTGTACGGCCTGGAGGCGGACCCCCGTGAACTGCGCCGCCGGCTGGACCGGCTGGACCATGTGTGGCTGGTCGCGGCGCCCTTCGCGACGGCTCGGGCCTGGTCTCCGGGCAGCCCGACCGAACGGGCCAAACTCGCCGTGATCGACGAGCGGTTCGTGCCCCGCGAGCGGATCGTGCGCAGAGGGGTGACGCTGCGCCTCTACGTGCGTCGGCCTACGTACATCCTGGCGCCTCCGACAGGGCGGCCTCGTCCAGGGCTGCCGTCAGTCGGTCGAGCCGGGCCCGGAGCTCTCGGATCTCCTCCAGGTCCGCCCCGGTAG
- a CDS encoding glycosyltransferase 87 family protein has product MSAFRNHRPLALAAAWLATRALMLWLLAHDHLAPLGGGGVSREVGHLYFRWYGVLSRGAFPVGDPLWQYPPGAAPVLLAPALLPSLTYFTAFVTLTLAADAVITAALTWAGRRPGRSLRGARLWVLGLPLLLHVPLARYDVQVTAFAVVSLLTLSRSPRVCGAFAAMGALVKVWPALALIGTPRGRTTREVWTSAAVSAAALLAVLAALFSGPFDFLRQQSGRGVQIESLGGTLLGFARHAGWPGTVRYQYGAMEFVGPYVGAVAAGSLALTVAAFGLVLLWRVRARHWTPATPYDAALAAVLLFTVTSRVISPQYMVWLLGLAAVCLTSRHTTQRPVAALIVAATAVSSVVYPGLYGEVVRGTWTGCLLMLVRNGLLATAAGVSLVRLWRSGPSTTAPDRRTSDRGAPGPHRIPAALRTRQ; this is encoded by the coding sequence ATGAGCGCCTTCCGGAACCACCGCCCGCTTGCCCTCGCCGCCGCCTGGCTCGCCACCCGCGCCCTGATGCTGTGGCTGCTCGCCCACGACCACCTCGCCCCGCTCGGCGGGGGCGGGGTGTCCCGCGAGGTGGGTCATCTGTACTTCCGCTGGTACGGCGTCCTGTCACGGGGCGCGTTCCCGGTGGGCGACCCGCTGTGGCAGTACCCGCCGGGCGCCGCACCGGTGCTGCTGGCGCCCGCGCTGCTGCCGTCGCTGACCTACTTCACGGCGTTCGTGACGCTCACGCTCGCCGCCGACGCGGTGATCACCGCCGCTCTCACATGGGCGGGGCGGCGGCCCGGCCGCAGTCTGCGCGGCGCCCGGCTGTGGGTGCTGGGCCTGCCCCTTCTCCTGCACGTCCCGCTCGCGCGTTACGACGTCCAGGTCACCGCGTTCGCCGTCGTCTCGCTGCTGACGCTCTCGCGCTCGCCCCGGGTGTGCGGCGCGTTCGCCGCGATGGGGGCCCTGGTGAAGGTCTGGCCCGCGCTGGCGCTGATCGGCACCCCGCGCGGCCGCACCACCCGGGAGGTCTGGACCTCGGCGGCGGTCAGCGCGGCCGCGCTGCTCGCCGTCCTCGCCGCCCTCTTCAGCGGCCCGTTCGACTTCCTGCGCCAGCAGAGCGGCCGGGGCGTGCAGATCGAGTCCCTGGGCGGCACGCTGCTGGGCTTCGCGCGCCACGCCGGATGGCCCGGGACGGTCCGCTACCAGTACGGCGCGATGGAGTTCGTCGGACCGTACGTCGGCGCGGTCGCGGCGGGCTCGCTCGCCCTGACGGTCGCCGCCTTCGGGCTCGTGCTGCTGTGGCGGGTCCGGGCCCGGCACTGGACGCCGGCCACCCCGTACGACGCTGCCCTCGCGGCCGTCCTGCTGTTCACCGTGACGAGCCGGGTGATCAGCCCCCAGTACATGGTGTGGCTGCTGGGCCTCGCCGCCGTCTGCCTCACCTCGCGGCACACCACGCAGCGCCCGGTCGCCGCGCTGATCGTGGCGGCGACGGCGGTCAGCTCGGTGGTGTACCCGGGGCTCTACGGCGAAGTGGTGCGCGGCACCTGGACGGGCTGTCTGCTGATGCTCGTCCGCAACGGCCTGCTGGCGACGGCGGCGGGAGTGTCACTCGTACGGCTGTGGCGGTCCGGTCCGTCCACGACGGCCCCGGACCGCCGCACGTCGGACCGGGGCGCACCCGGTCCACACCGGATTCCCGCCGCCCTCCGAACAAGACAGTGA